A window of Neosynechococcus sphagnicola sy1 genomic DNA:
AACGATTGAGTTGATCCGCCGCAGATAACCGTTGACTCCCAGCGCTAGTTCAAATCTAAAGTGCGGTTCAACCAAACCCAGAGATATTGCAGCACCGCAAGTGATTTGTACCCGTGGGCAACGGGGAATAGAAAATGCCTGTGGAGCCGAGGTAACGGGGATGGCGGTCATGTTGTCTAGTCAACTGGCTGTGAAACAGGAAATCTTCGGAGCGATCCGAGGAATCCCTACCCTCAGCCATAAGGCGGGGGAGGGAGGATGTCAATTCCATGCCCTGGTGGTGAAAGTCCGGCAAGGGTGTTGCCGCTATCTAAACTTAGAAAACCTGGTTACGCCCCTCCGCCCCAAACGCTGTGGGCAGAGCTGGGGCATTAACCACACCGGGGGGTTCCATCGGCATCACCGCAGTTGGTGCCAGGGAGGTCACTCCCCATTGCTTTTGCAGAATCTGTAGGGTCTGATCCTGACGGCTCCGGAAGCCATCCAGATCTTCACCGCGATTGATGAGGGCAAACCACACAAGGCCACGATCACGGGTGGGCAGCACCCCCGCAAGGGCACTGACATCATCTAGAGTCCCCGTTTTCACCACTGCATTTGGGGGCATCTTGCGGTAAGCAATGGTTCCCTCATTCCGCCCTGCCACCGGAAATACATCGGCAATGGTATAAGGAGTTCCGGCGGGCGATCGCCAGTTTTGCAGATAGCGATGAATGGCGATAAACAGAGCACAAACCGCACGGGGAGAGATTTGGTTTTGTGGCCCCAATCCCGAACCATTGATCAATTGAATCTCTTCAGAGGGTACGGAGGCAGCCCAAGCGGCTCGTTGGGCGACCACAGAGCCTCCACCCAGTCTGGTTGCCAAGATTTCAGCCATGCCATTGTTGCTGAAGACATTCATCTCTCGCAGAATCTGCACCAAGGGCAACGACCAGTGGCGCAGCAGCAATTTTTGGTCGGTTGGCGGTTGGGCGATGACTTGAACCGTACCTGTAATTTCAACAACGGGTTTGGGAGTTCCTTCGGGCAGGGTTTCATAGTAATAGGTGGCTTCCTCCGACCAGTTATGGGCATTCAGACCTTGCCGGAGCATTTCCCCAGACAATTTAGGATCGGGTTCATAGTTCATGGCAAAATCGCCCACAATTACCAAATTGCCTGTGATCTGACGAATGCCGAGGCGATTCAGGGTATTGCCGAGGGAGATCGCCTCTTCCCACACAAATAACGGATCTCCGCCCCCCTGAATGACCAGATCTCCAGATACCACCCCATTTTGAATTGTGCCGGTTACCCCGATCAAGGTTTGGAACTGGTGATTCGGCCCCCAGGTTTTTTAAGGCAACGAGGGACGTAGCAGCTTTCGTGAGGGACGCAGCGGGGAGGGGGGTAGTGCCTAAGTGGGTACCGAGAATCTCATAGTCAGACTGGAGCCAAACCCCTTGCTGCTGTACATTAAAGCCCTTGGCGGCGAGATTCTTGAGATACTGCTCCACCGTAGCGTCTGCTGGGGCATTGGTGGGGTTGGACAACAACACCAGGGGAGATTGCTCGATCACCGATGGATTCACTGGAATCTGGATCGGTGACGGATTGATCTGATCCAGCCAGAGAGACAGTAACCCGGAGCTAAACAGTTGCAACATTCACTTACCGAAAGAGGAGGAGCGCAGATCCCATCATCTTAAAATTCTCAGGCGGATGGGACAAGGTCGTTGTCGCATCGATTACTTTACCGCAGGCAAAGTTAGGGCATGGGTGATTTGCTGACCTTGGGTGCCATCGGTTAAGACCATCCCTCAGGAGCACAGCCTATCCCCTGTTATTCAATACTGACGCCACGAATCGTCTGCGATCGCGGGCGACTGACCATGGGGGCCTGCTCAATGGTTCGCGCCTGCACTTGGTGGGGTTGGAAGTAATTCATCCACAGAGCCGGAGCGTTGAGGGTTTCACCGCCGTGGGTTGTGAGCCGCTGGCGGACTTTGCACAGCACGGGGGTATTAACACACATCCCAGAAATGATCACCTGTCCTTTGGTGAGAGCGGGGAGTTCCTGGAGTAAATCTCGTCCTGCAGCCTCGACCCCATACTTGAGGCTATCCTGATCCACGGGATTGACAATTCGCATGATGAACTGACTCATACACTGGGACAGCACATCGGCATCTAACTTACCGGGACGCTGGGTAATCAGCCCCACTCCCAGACCAAACTTGCGACCTTCACTGAGAATCGTCCTTAGCACCGCTTTACAGCGGGAGGGTTCGTGGGCGGGGGCAAAGCGATGGGCTTCTTCTAACAAGATAAACACCGGATAGGGCAGGTAGTTTTCATCGCCGCTGCTGATGGACTCCTTTTGGGTATGCATCCGGGCTTGATTCACCTGGCGCAAGATCGCAGCACAGATCACCTGCTGATGATCCTGGCTAATTTCATTCATTTGTAAGACCGTCACCTGTCCCGGTTGAAACAGATCCTTGGGGGCTAGGTGCTCGTAGGCATGAAAATAAGGCGATCGCTCGAGTTGGCTGAGTTTCCACTCCAATGCTGGTGCCGAAGACCCGGTTTTTTCGTTTCCGTCCTCATCGGTTTGGCGGTCGGCTTCATAAACGGCGCTAATGAGATCCTGAACCGCCCAGCGATACTGCCCTTTCCGATGCCGCTGCAGAATTAAAAAGGCTTTATCTAAAATGGACTTCTGGCGATCGCTCATCGTCGGTAACAACGCCAAGATATCGTAGTAGTCCAGGGAGGAGACACGGATGCGAATCTCCTCCGGCGTCAGCACTTTCACCGTGGGGGCATAGCCATCGGGGGCTTGGAAGGCAGGGTGACCCTGAATTTGCGCCAGGGTGCCATACTCCCCGTGGGGATCGCAAATCAGCACCGCTGCCCGATTATGGGGGAGTAATAATTCTTCCACGAGTACCCCGGCGGTATAGGATTTACCGGAACCCGTTCCGGCCAGAATTGCCATGTGGGTACTGACGAGTTCCTTGACATCCAACACGACGGGCACCGCATTGTCGGGTCGCAACAACAGGGAACCAATGTGGGCAGATCCCAACTCTCCTGGTTGTTTTTTATTGAGAATTGCCTGTAAGCTGCGATCGCCGGCAAGAAAAACCCGCGTTCCCGGTGTCGGT
This region includes:
- a CDS encoding D-alanyl-D-alanine carboxypeptidase, with product MIGVTGTIQNGVVSGDLVIQGGGDPLFVWEEAISLGNTLNRLGIRQITGNLVIVGDFAMNYEPDPKLSGEMLRQGLNAHNWSEEATYYYETLPEGTPKPVVEITGTVQVIAQPPTDQKLLLRHWSLPLVQILREMNVFSNNGMAEILATRLGGGSVVAQRAAWAASVPSEEIQLINGSGLGPQNQISPRAVCALFIAIHRYLQNWRSPAGTPYTIADVFPVAGRNEGTIAYRKMPPNAVVKTGTLDDVSALAGVLPTRDRGLVWFALINRGEDLDGFRSRQDQTLQILQKQWGVTSLAPTAVMPMEPPGVVNAPALPTAFGAEGRNQVF
- a CDS encoding ATP-binding protein yields the protein MDVVSPAAALSNPVIGTVKGPGDQSNQYVFITSDQRGIKIGEFVYYEIVETSSQSQPSATLEILGKISALRLIDHLPDRIFADTAISPETIAALVGFTYENPEIYEVMVEVIGHFHPALGFMNPRQAPTPGTRVFLAGDRSLQAILNKKQPGELGSAHIGSLLLRPDNAVPVVLDVKELVSTHMAILAGTGSGKSYTAGVLVEELLLPHNRAAVLICDPHGEYGTLAQIQGHPAFQAPDGYAPTVKVLTPEEIRIRVSSLDYYDILALLPTMSDRQKSILDKAFLILQRHRKGQYRWAVQDLISAVYEADRQTDEDGNEKTGSSAPALEWKLSQLERSPYFHAYEHLAPKDLFQPGQVTVLQMNEISQDHQQVICAAILRQVNQARMHTQKESISSGDENYLPYPVFILLEEAHRFAPAHEPSRCKAVLRTILSEGRKFGLGVGLITQRPGKLDADVLSQCMSQFIMRIVNPVDQDSLKYGVEAAGRDLLQELPALTKGQVIISGMCVNTPVLCKVRQRLTTHGGETLNAPALWMNYFQPHQVQARTIEQAPMVSRPRSQTIRGVSIE